A window of Formosa sp. Hel1_31_208 contains these coding sequences:
- a CDS encoding glycosyltransferase — protein MKKGVFIYSNFDFSVKNAGVTRMLYYAQALANKNTAVYLLTCSASPIHKNTFKEIHPNVFILKDNNITQSFFGTFRFIKNIFKFSKARAEEQSFLFYPSPLVYLEIIALFYLKFLKKCNVYYELNEIRKYTSTFHEKTSIKRPKYSIKKIIYIAVFSTLEWLLPHYDGLICISTAIQTYGDTFNRSTIRIPILTNPDLKKEFSSEIYSQKDAFNIGFSGSIHPIKENLTSFFNVLGELKKNDYPFAFNLCGYIDKEHHHLLFEQIAKELNISEHINFYGHLNAKELSTFLNQQQLLVIPRGFTLQNNYGFSTKLSDYLDHGKPVLVTDVSDNHMFIKDGVNGFIVPTDDNNKMYDKLVYIMTNYNAIYDDIQKNANETSRNSFYYENYSKSLRDFLFKASYGSQHEKNVSNV, from the coding sequence TTGAAGAAGGGTGTTTTTATATATAGTAATTTTGATTTCTCGGTAAAAAATGCTGGTGTAACACGAATGCTTTATTATGCACAAGCCTTGGCTAATAAAAACACAGCTGTCTATCTATTGACCTGTAGCGCTTCACCAATACATAAGAATACATTTAAAGAGATTCACCCCAATGTATTTATATTAAAAGATAATAACATCACACAAAGCTTTTTTGGTACTTTCAGATTTATAAAAAATATATTTAAATTTTCGAAAGCACGTGCTGAAGAACAGTCGTTCTTATTCTACCCATCTCCTCTTGTTTATCTAGAAATCATTGCGCTTTTCTATTTGAAGTTTTTAAAAAAATGTAATGTCTATTACGAACTCAACGAAATTAGAAAATACACGTCCACTTTTCATGAAAAAACAAGTATAAAGCGTCCAAAGTACTCCATTAAAAAAATCATCTATATTGCTGTTTTTTCGACTTTAGAATGGTTGCTGCCTCATTATGATGGACTCATATGTATTTCCACTGCCATTCAAACCTATGGTGATACATTTAACCGCTCTACAATTCGAATACCGATTTTAACAAATCCAGATTTAAAGAAAGAATTTTCTAGTGAAATTTATAGTCAAAAAGACGCATTTAATATAGGCTTCTCTGGTAGTATTCATCCAATAAAAGAGAACTTAACATCTTTTTTTAATGTGTTGGGAGAACTTAAGAAAAACGATTATCCCTTTGCGTTTAACCTCTGTGGGTACATAGATAAAGAACATCATCATTTACTCTTCGAACAAATTGCAAAAGAATTAAATATTTCGGAGCATATTAATTTTTATGGACATCTAAATGCAAAAGAGTTATCCACTTTTTTAAATCAGCAACAGTTATTAGTTATTCCAAGAGGATTTACGCTTCAAAATAATTATGGCTTTTCAACTAAACTGTCTGATTATCTTGATCATGGAAAGCCTGTTTTAGTAACTGATGTTAGTGATAATCATATGTTCATTAAAGATGGTGTCAATGGGTTTATTGTACCAACAGATGATAACAATAAAATGTATGATAAGCTAGTATACATAATGACTAACTACAATGCCATTTATGATGACATTCAGAAAAATGCCAATGAGACTTCTAGAAATAGCTTCTATTATGAAAATTATTCTAAGAGTCTTCGTGACTTTTTGTTTAAAGCTTCTTATG